A stretch of Macadamia integrifolia cultivar HAES 741 chromosome 7, SCU_Mint_v3, whole genome shotgun sequence DNA encodes these proteins:
- the LOC122084735 gene encoding uncharacterized protein LOC122084735, which yields MTELIEAMTKRFSPEGNDSSPQLDVIGVLREAIKLPSKNRKLMASATLLVLLPYFILALLHSIIAGPLIEVVEDSEDDSRVQKEFKVLIGVELAFFVIFCVISLFGISVTICSSALTYLGKNVSLKELLLNIPVTWKRLLITALYVGLITVAYVLLVLLFIGAFALIFTTGIIVALSGLVGFPAALFYLYMAAVFMLGLVISVVEEDCYGIKALERAIDLIRGSKIQGFCITVLLELLTGPISFLFILIIFDDDLEFMIQMAFVSVATVVFCISRLFALVVYTVFYYGCKKSHGEIKF from the coding sequence ATGACAGAATTAATAGAAGCCATGACGAAAAGATTCTCGCCAGAGGGCAATGACTCATCTCCTCAGTTGGATGTAATTGGAGTTTTAAGAGAAGCCATCAAGCTTCCTTCCAAGAACAGAAAGCTTATGGCCTCTGCCACTCTCCTTGTGCTTCTTCCATACTTTATCCTTGCTCTGCTTCATTCCATCATAGCTGGGCCTTTAATAGAAGTGGTTGAGGACAGTGAAGATGATTCTAGAGTCCAGAAAGAGTTTAAAGTATTGATAGGTGTGGAATTAGCTTTCTTTGTGATTTTCTGTGTCATCTCCCTTTTTGGGATTTCAGTTACCATTTGCTCCTCTGCTCTGACTTACTTGGGGAAGAATGTGAGTCTCAAGGAGTTGTTACTGAATATTCCAGTCACTTGGAAGAGACTCTTGATCACAGCTCTTTATGTTGGGCTAATCACTGTTGCTTACGTTCTTCTGGTTCTGCTCTTCATTGGTGCCTTCGCTCTAATCTTCACAACTGGTATCATTGTTGCCTTGAGTGGCCTAGTGGGCTTCCCTGCTGCCTTATTTTATTTGTACATGGCTGCTGTTTTTATGTTGGGGCTTGTGATTTCAGTTGTAGAAGAAGACTGTTATGGAATAAAAGCACTTGAGAGAGCTATAGATCTCATCAGAGGAAGCAAGATTCAAGGATTCTGTATTACAGTGCTTCTTGAGCTATTAACCGGTCCGatttcttttttgttcattCTCATTATATTTGATGATGATTTAGAATTCATGATTCAGATGGCTTTTGTATCTGTTGCGACTGTTGTCTTCTGCATTTCAAGGCTTTTTGCCTTGGTGGTGTATACTGTATTTTACTATGGATGCAAGAAGAGTCATGGAGAGATAAAGTTTTAG